Genomic segment of Geminocystis herdmanii PCC 6308:
TGAGGGTTTCTGCTGGTTTAGAAAGTTTGGTGTTAGGGGAAGGACAAATTCTCGCCCAAGTCAAAAATACTCATAAGCTATCTACAAAATATCAGGGTATGGGTCGATTACTCGATCGACTTTTCAAACAGGCAATGAGTGCTGGAAAAAGAGTACGCACAGAGACAAATATCGGTACGGGAGCGGTGTCCATTAGTTCGGCGGCAGTAGAATTAGTGGACATGAAGCTAGATGATTTATCCCGTCAAAAAGTATCTATTATTGGTGCGGGGAAAATGTCTCGTTTGTTAGTACAACATCTCATTTCCAAAGGTGTTTCTGATATTACGATAGTAAATCGCTCTGTCTCTCGATCGAAAGAATTAGCAAAACAATTTCCTCAAATTGAGTTAAAACTTAATCTCCTCGAAGAGATGATGGAAATAGTCAGGGATTCAGATATAGTTTTTACTAGCACAGGAGCAACTCAGCCGATTCTTGATAAAAATAATCTATGCTCGATCGAATGTCATCATTCTATTATGTTAGTGGATATTTCTGTACCCCGTAACGTTGCCAGTGATGTAGAGGAATTAGATTTTATTGTGGCTTATAACGTGGACGACTTAAAAGCCGTAGTAGCACAAAACCAAGCTAGTCGTAGAGAAATGGCAAGGGAAGCCGAATTATTATTAGAAGAAGAAATCGAGGCTTTTGAGCTATGGTGGCAATCTTTAGAAACAGTGCCAACTATTAGCTGTCTTCGCAGTAAAATAGAGGAAATTAGGGAACAAGAATTAGAGAAAGCCTTATCCCGTTTAGGTTCAGAATTTGCCGAAAAACATCAAGAAGTCATCGAAGCCTTAACCAGAGGCATTGTCAACAAAATTTTACACGATCCTATGGTACAATTACGATCGCAACAAGACATTGAAGCCCGACGTAAGGCTTTACAGACTCTGCAAACTTTATTTAACCTTGAAATTAGCGAACAATTTGGTTAACTAGAGACAACACAAACAGTTTTTTGAGGAAGATAAGAGATCGGAAAAACAATGAAACCAGAGTAATTATCGACTATTTTATCAGTATTTTAAAGTATCTTGAGCATTCCCAAAAACTTGATCATGACTCATTTAACTTTCAACCTGAATAAAGTGCTTGACATTAAAGACCGAAACTGCGATAATAAGAGTTTGTGTAAAGTTTAGCTCTATAAAACCCTTGGCTAACGTTATCGTAATCGGAGCCCAGTGGGGCGATGAAGGAAAAGGAAAAATAACAGATTTACTCAGTAAATCAGCAGATGTCGTAGTTCGCTCTCAAGGAGGTGTGAATGCCGGTCATACTGTGGTTGTTCAAGACCAAACCTTTAAATTACATCTAATTCCGTCAGGGATTTTGTACCCTGATACTGAATGTATAATCGGTTCTGGTACTGTGATAGATCCTCAAGAATTGTTGGAAGAAATTGATCAGCTTATAGCTCTCAATGTGTCCACGGAAAATTTATTTATCTCCCAAACTGCCCATGTAACGATGCCCTATCATCGTATTTTAGACCAAGCAGCAGAGGAAAAACGAGGTAAATATAAGATTGGTACAACTGGACGGGGTATCGGTCCGACTTATTCGGATAAGGCTGAAAGAATCGGCATTAGAATGCTTGATTTGATCAACTGCGATCGACATCCAGATAAATTAGAATGGACTATTAACTATAAGAATGCGGTGTTAGAAAAACTCTATGACTTACCTCCTTTAAATGCAAAAGAGGTGGTTCAAGAGTATATGGTTTATGCCGATCGTTTACGTCCTTTTGTCATTGATAGTTCCTTGAAAATTGATCAAGCCGTTCGTAGCAAGAAAAATATCTTGTTTGAAGGAGCACAAGGTACACTTTTGGATTTAGATCATGGTACATATCCCTATGTTACCTCCTCAAATCCTATTGCTGGTGGTGCTTGTGTTGGTGCTGGAGTCGGTCCAACAATTATCGATCGAATTATTGGGGTGGCAAAAGCCTATACAACCCGTGTGGGAGAAGGACCCTTCCCTACAGAATTGGAAGATGACATCGGTACTTTATTGGGCGATCGAGGTGCTGAATTTGGCACAACGACAGGTCGTCGTCGTCGCTGTGGTTGGTTTGATGGCGTAATCGGTAGATATGCGGCACGAATCAATGGTTTAGACTGTTTAGCTATTACTAAGCTGGATGTCCTCGATGAATTAGCAGAAATAAAAGTATGTGTTGCCTATGAAATAGACGGAGAAATCTGTCGAGAATTTCCAACCCATGCCATGAAATTCGCTAATTGTAAGCCAATATATGAAACTCTACCAGGATGGCAAGAATCGACAGTTCATTGTCATAATTTAGAGGAATTGCCACAAAAAGCATTAAATTATTTAAAATTCTTAGCTGAATTAATGGAATTGCCTATTGCCATTGTCTCCGTAGGACCTGGACGAGATCAGACTATTATTATAGAAGATCCCATTCATGGACCAAAAAGAGCGTTATTACACCCTAACGGTAATCCAGTGCAATCCTAACTAAATCTCCTTGTATAACTTACCATTATATTTATAGTTAATAGTAATTTAATTTCTTTTTGTAATCATCAATAGCATTCAAATTTATAAAGAAATCAATTAAGTAAAATGGAAGTAAAATTAGAATGTAAGACTAGACCTGAAGGCAGTAAGCCTAGAGCTTTACGCCGTGAAGGTGTTATTCCTGCGAACTTATATGGTCATAATGGGGCGGAAGCTGTATCTTTAGTTTTAACTCAAAAAGAAGCTATTACTCTTTTGAAAAATGCCTCCGTTAATAATACCCTCGTGGATTTAGCGATTCCTGAGTTGGAATGGAATGGAAAAGTTTTAATCAGAGAAGTACAAACTCACCCTTGGAAACGTAATTTACATCATATTAGTTTCTTTTGTCCTTCAGGAGATAATGATGTAGAAGTCGTTGTGCCTTTGAAAATTGTCGGTAGTTCGATCGGAATTTCTAAAGGTGGAATCATGGAACAAATGGTAACACAAGTAAAAGTCCGTTGTTTACCTACCAATATTCCCCAATTTTTAGAAATGGATATTTCTGGAGTCGATATTGGTAAAACTTTTTCTGTAGCCAATTTAGTGTTACCCGAAGGCATTAAAGTTTTAGATGATCCCAACAAAAATATTATGGGTATTGTTGCACCTC
This window contains:
- a CDS encoding glutamyl-tRNA reductase, coding for MNIIVVGLSHKTAAVEVREKLSIPEAKIEESIKHLLSYPHIEEVGIISTCNRLEIYAVVKETEQGVKEITQFLAEIGHLSLHSLRRHLFILLHQDAIRHLMRVSAGLESLVLGEGQILAQVKNTHKLSTKYQGMGRLLDRLFKQAMSAGKRVRTETNIGTGAVSISSAAVELVDMKLDDLSRQKVSIIGAGKMSRLLVQHLISKGVSDITIVNRSVSRSKELAKQFPQIELKLNLLEEMMEIVRDSDIVFTSTGATQPILDKNNLCSIECHHSIMLVDISVPRNVASDVEELDFIVAYNVDDLKAVVAQNQASRREMAREAELLLEEEIEAFELWWQSLETVPTISCLRSKIEEIREQELEKALSRLGSEFAEKHQEVIEALTRGIVNKILHDPMVQLRSQQDIEARRKALQTLQTLFNLEISEQFG
- a CDS encoding 50S ribosomal protein L25/general stress protein Ctc, which produces MEVKLECKTRPEGSKPRALRREGVIPANLYGHNGAEAVSLVLTQKEAITLLKNASVNNTLVDLAIPELEWNGKVLIREVQTHPWKRNLHHISFFCPSGDNDVEVVVPLKIVGSSIGISKGGIMEQMVTQVKVRCLPTNIPQFLEMDISGVDIGKTFSVANLVLPEGIKVLDDPNKNIMGIVAPRKKG
- a CDS encoding adenylosuccinate synthase; the encoded protein is MANVIVIGAQWGDEGKGKITDLLSKSADVVVRSQGGVNAGHTVVVQDQTFKLHLIPSGILYPDTECIIGSGTVIDPQELLEEIDQLIALNVSTENLFISQTAHVTMPYHRILDQAAEEKRGKYKIGTTGRGIGPTYSDKAERIGIRMLDLINCDRHPDKLEWTINYKNAVLEKLYDLPPLNAKEVVQEYMVYADRLRPFVIDSSLKIDQAVRSKKNILFEGAQGTLLDLDHGTYPYVTSSNPIAGGACVGAGVGPTIIDRIIGVAKAYTTRVGEGPFPTELEDDIGTLLGDRGAEFGTTTGRRRRCGWFDGVIGRYAARINGLDCLAITKLDVLDELAEIKVCVAYEIDGEICREFPTHAMKFANCKPIYETLPGWQESTVHCHNLEELPQKALNYLKFLAELMELPIAIVSVGPGRDQTIIIEDPIHGPKRALLHPNGNPVQS